One stretch of Malus domestica chromosome 14, GDT2T_hap1 DNA includes these proteins:
- the LOC103431132 gene encoding amine oxidase [copper-containing] zeta, peroxisomal, with amino-acid sequence MASASKKTTPSCCFRPDSAALVPREAAPAAQTSSNAVVSASAVQDWTGVTGAEDRRDDQRPKKIAMAALIPEPSANASTTGISIMLRPQTRHPLDPLSAAEISVAVATVRAAGATPEVRDSMRFVEVVLLEPDKHVVALADAYFFPPFQPSLLPRTKGGPIIPTKLPPRRARLVVYNKKSNETSTWIVELSEVHAATRGGHHRGKVISSEVVPDVQPPMDAVEYAECEAVVKDFPPFREAMKKRGIEDMDLVMVDAWCVGYHSEADAPSQRLAKPLIFCRTESDCPMENGYARPVEGIYILVDMQNMVVIKFEDRKLVPLPPADPLRNYTPGETRGGVDRSDVKPLQIIQPEGPSFRVNGYFVEWQKWNFRIGFTPREGLVIYSVAYVDGNRGRRPVAHRLSFVEMVVPYGDPNDPHYRKNAFDAGEDGLGKNAHSLKKGCDCLGLIKYFDAHFTNFTGGVETIENCVCLHEEDHGILWKHQDWRTGLAEVRRSRRLTVSFICTVANYEYGFFWHFYQDGKIEAEVKLTGVLSLGALQPGEVRKYGTVIAPGLYAPVHQHFFVARMDMAVDCKPGETFNQVVEMDVKVEKPGENNVHSNAFYAEETLLRTESEAMRDCNPLTARHWIVRNTRTVNRTGQLTGYKLVPGSNCLPLAGPEAKFLRRAAFLKHNLWVTQYSRDEMFPGGEFPNQNPRAGEGLATWVKKNRSLEETDIVLWYVFGITHVPRLEDWPVMPVERIGFMLMPHGFFNASPAVDVPPSACELEAKENDVKDSGVAKPIQNGLLAKL; translated from the exons ATGGCCTCAGCTTCGAAAAAAACGACGCCTTCCTGTTGCTTCCGCCCCGATTCGGCGGCTCTCGTTCCGCGCGAGGCGGCGCCGGCGGCGCAGACTTCTTCCAACGCCGTTGTATCGGCCTCCGCCGTGCAAGATTGGACTGGCGTCACCGGCGCCGAGGATCGGCGCGATGATCAGCGCCCCAAGAAGATCGCAATGGCGGCCTTGATTCCTGAACCTTCTGCCAATGCCTCCACTACAG GCATCTCAATCATGCTTAGGCCTCAAACAAGGCATCCATTGGACCCTTTATCTGCTGCTGAAATCTCTGTGGCAGTGGCAACTGTCAGGGCAGCTGGAGCGACACCCGAG GTTAGAGATAGTATGCGTTTTGTTGAAGTGGTTCTACTGGAACCAGATAAGCACGTTGTTGCACTAGCGGATGCATACTTTTTTCCACCTTTCCAACCATCATTACTTCCCAGAACCAAAGGTGGACCTATAATCCCAACCAAGCTTCCCCCTCGGCGAGCTCGACTTGTTGTTTACAACAAGAAGTCAAATGAGACGAGCACATGGATTGTTGAGCTGTCCGAAGTACATGCAGCTACTCGAGGTGGACATCACAGAGGAAAAGTAATATCATCGGAAGTTGTTCCAGATGTTCAGCCTCCCATG GATGCTGTGGAATATGCAGAATGTGAAGCAGTTGTGAAAGACTTTCCTCCATTTAGAGAAGCTATGAAGAAGAGAGGTATTGAAGACATGGACCTCGTGATGGTTGATGCCTG GTGTGTTGGCTATCATAGTGAGGCTGATGCTCCTAGCCAAAGACTTGCTAAACCATTGATATTCTGTAGAACTGAGAGTGACTGCCCAATGGAAAATGGTTACGCACGCCCAGTTGAGGGCATCTATATTCTTGTTGATATGCAAAACATGGTGGTGATAAAGTTTGAAGACCGTAAGCTTGTTCCCCTACCTCCAGCTGATCCATTGAGGAACTATACTCCTGGAGAAACAAGAGGTGGTGTTGATCGAAGTGATGTGAAGCCTTTACAAATTATTCAGCCTGAAGGTCCAAGCTTTCGTGTTAATGGGTACTTTGTGGAGTGGCAGAag TGGAATTTTCGTATTGGATTCACTCCCAGGGAGGGACTGGTTATATATTCTGTGGCATATGTTGACGGCAATAGAGGTCGAAGGCCTGTAGCCCATAGGTTGAGTTTTGTGGAAATGGTGGTGCCATATGGAGATCCTAATGATCCACATTATAGAAAAAATGCTTTTGATGCCGGGGAAGATGGCCTTGGTAAAAATGCACATTCCCTAAAGAAG GGGTGTGATTGTTTGGGCTTAATCAAATACTTTGATGCACACTTTACAAATTTCACTGGAGGTGTTGAAACTATCGAAAATTGTGTATGTTTGCACGAAGAAGATCATGGAATTCTGTGGAAGCATCAGGACTGGAGAACAGGCTTAGCAGAAGTGCGCAGGTCAAGAAGGCTAACAGTGTCATTTATATGTACTGTGGCTAATTATGAGTACGGGTTCTTCTGGCACTTTTATCAG GATGGAAAAATTGAAGCTGAAGTTAAACTTACAGGAGTTCTCAGCTTGGGGGCACTACAACCTGGAGAAGTTAGAAAATATGGAACTGTGATTGCACCTGGGCTATATGCACCAGTCCATCAACACTTTTTTGTTGCTCGTATGGATATGGCTGTTGATTGCAAGCCTGGGGAAACTTTCAATCAG GTTGTGGAGATGGATGTTAAGGTTGAGAAACCTGGAGAGAATAATGTCCACAGCAATGCATTTTATGCTGAGGAGACACTTCTCAGGACTGAATCAGAGGCAATGCGTGACTGTAATCCTTTGACGGCTCGCCATTGGATT GTACGGAACACACGAACTGTTAATAGGACTGGACAGTTAACAGGCTACAAGCTTGTACCGGGTTCAAACTGTTTGCCATTAGCTGGTCCCGAGGCCAAGTTTTTGCGAAGAGCAGCTTTCCTGAAGCATAATCTATGGGTTACACAATATTCTCGTGATGAAATGTTTCCCGGAGGAGAGTTTCCAAATCAAAATCCACGTGCTGGTGAAGGATTGGCCACTTGGGTTAAGAAAAATCGATCTCTGGAAGAAACTGACATTGTTCTTTG GTATGTATTCGGAATCACACACGTACCACGGTTGGAAGACTGGCCTGTCATGCCGGTGGAGCGCATCGGATTTATGCTCATG CCTCACGGATTCTTCAACGCCTCTCCGGCAGTGGATGTTCCACCAAGTGCATGTGAGTTGGAAGCCAAGGAAAATGATGTCAAAGACAGCGGAGTAGCCAAGCCCATTCAGAACGGGTTGCTAGCAAAGCTCTGA